The stretch of DNA aaataataagtGCCATAACAGATGGTGATATGATTGGCAAAATATTTTGAGGAGTAGATTGTAAAAAGACATCAAGGACATTTCACTTTGGTACTCTCAAATAACACTTACCGAATATTGGTGCGGATAttgatgttattttttaaaagtccCCAACTCCCGCCAAGACGTGCCATTTCTTCTACGGTATTcgcataaaatattaatttcccgGTACAATATTATCGAGCCGCCATATTACTTATTAAAATCTTTACAATTTTatctttatataattattacaaatgtttttCAGTTGGAGATGAtcgtttaattatttgaatgaTTGGGATTCCGGAACATACCTCTCTCTCTTGCCCATTGGATCCTCTTCTGTTCCACCAGTGAGGTTCTCCCGATCATTGTTGGCGCGCAATACGATTCCcgcgaaaaagaaatttactCGGTCGATAATGACGGCAAGATCAAAGCcacgaaagagagaaaagaaaataacctACATCATCCAGGCTGCGTTTAACAATGTCACGTCGATTTTACCTATCTCCCGTTTTCTTGCTTCGAGGAGCAACGAACCGGTTGATCTTCAAGTGTGACACCACTTCCGGCGCGAACGTTGGGTTCGAAATCCTTGGATGTCAAAAGACGGTGCTGAGGTTCATCACAGGTCATGTCAATATTTGAGACTGCGGTAACTCTGCAAGACTGTACAAGGCTTTACCTGATACATACACACATATGGTACCGTATCAAATACGAAAGGAACACGCGGCCACGATTCGATCGCCAGCGACGTTTCTATGGGAACAATCGTGAATCAACCATGGAACCTCTTGCACTACTGTCAGGGTCGATAATATTGACCAGACGAGTAAGATAAGGAATAATGACCTTTAACAGTCTATTTGACGGTCAGACATCCCACCTCTGACAAAAGAGCATAATCTATACCCTTGCAATTATAAAGATAAAACAACCGTGTAATTTTAATACTATAGCTTTTTAATACTTACATTAAACGGTTTAGAGTTTTTGCTTTATAATTGCTTGTCAATGTTCTTAATCATATTGAACTCTGGTTACATTtctgttttaaaataaactagTGGAACGCCCCGTGCTATGCACGGGGAATTAATGAGTTACAATATAAATCAGGTAAAATTTGACTTATGGGCCTCGGCTCAACCTTcccatttatttattatttttttgtctttAAGGGCCCCACAAGGCCCAATACTTTATCACTGCAACCCTTACATGTCTGCATCCTTAACATCCCTGTATCCCTTATATCACCGCATTCCCTAAATTCCTGCATCTCGTATATGCCGGCATTCCTTATACCTcggcatcccttacatctctgtaccCTTTATATCTTTGTATCCCTTACATTTTACCCCTTTATTATAGTCTTCTTTATTATCATAGTTGTACGATCATGAGTGGTTATTTCATTAGTGATTTACAATTTGTATGTtagttttttaattgttaattgcaaaattgaatattttcaaaaattagtACATAAtcgaaaaatttaaaaattcgagcACTGCGCTATCTACTCAAAGACGGCTAAAACTACTCCACGACTTACCGATTGATTTTCCCCGAACTACTTACCTAGGTAAACCACTGCCGGAAAAAAGTAGCGGACTGATCTTTTgtcaatttaaagtttaaaccTTAATGAAGATAATTATGTAGGtgcattattaatattctttaatatactttaaatttgtaaatcacCGTTCTTTTACAATCAATCCGCGTCGGTAATGACattgtcttcttttttttatgtttagACAGCGACTGCAGATGTATACATAGAAGACTGGACATTAGGAGGTCCCAGACACCCCCAGATGAGATAGGTGACGCTGTAaactaaattttaaatttccccATAAAGTCTTCTACCTTGAGATTTACTTCATACGACGTGGTCATTTAGCCAATCAGAAGAAAACGAGGAAATTCGTTATTTTGAAATAGGAATTGGTAGATGTAATTTCTGTTTCACTGAGTTTTCAAAGTAAGTCCCTTTTTTATTAGTacgaattttctaaaataattaagattttgaCATTGTTTTCTTGCAGAATGAAACTATCTGTGTATATAAAATAGCCTctaaatgtaaaaattaagttttattcaagttttgaattatttgtcttatatttgaattattattgtaGCTAATATTTCAGCAATGCTAAAGAACAATAAAGCTACTCTTCAAACACGAGTAACCGATCAAATGGAAAATAATCTTAAACAGTTAAAAATAACTAATCCTGTATTAACTGAaaatatatcaaaaaatatacaaaCTGTTGGTGCTGTAAAAGATCAGTGTAATACTTACATTGCAAATTGTAAGCAAAACAAAGGAAACAGTGAAAAGATATCTACAGAATTAATAGTGCCTGCATCTCTTAAAACAATAGAATCtataaaaaataagattgaCGATAAAAGtgataaagaaaatgtaaatacCAAGAAGACAGACACTGACAAAAATGAAGAACAAAATAGTGGGATGAACAAAAATCAAAGTAGTAAAAAATGGGTATTAACTGATTTTGACATTGGACGTGCCTTaggaaaaggaaaatttggaaatgtttatttagctagggaaaagaaatcaaaattcaTTATTGCTATGAAAGTATTATTTAAAGCACAAATAGAGAAAGCTGATGTGGAACATCAAGTTAgaagagaaattgaaattcaaactCACTTAaggtataatttaaaaatgttaaatttctctattataaaaataataatacaaatttatgatttttttttttacataggcatccaaatattttaaagatgTATGGGTATTTTCATGACGACAAGAgggtatatttaattttggaGTATGCCCCGAATGGAGAATTATTTAAGGAATTAAATGCCCAACCAAACAAACGCTTTGATGAAGTCAGAACAGCAACATATGTATCTCAATTAGCAGATGCTTTAAAATATTGTCACAGTAAAAAAGTGATACATCGTGATATTAAGCCTGAAAATTTATTACTTGGGATGAAGGGAGAATTAAAAATGGCAGACTTTGGGTGGTCTGTCCATGCTCCCTCTTCTAGAAGAAATACTCTGTGTGGCACTTTAGACTATTTGCCACCAGAAATGGTAGCTGGAAAAACACATGATCACACTGTAGATTTATGGGGACTTGGTGTTCTATGTTATGAATGTCTAGTTGGTACTCCACCATTCTTAGCTAAAACTTACGAACAGACATATATGAAAATTAAGAAAGCTAAATACAAGTTTCCTGACTTTGTTAGCGATGGtgctaaaaatttaatatctcAGGTGGagttatttttacttattacaagtgatatttcatttttttttaaattattaattttttcatttttttgtttagtTACTGGTAGTTGATCCAGATCAAAGATTACCTTTAGAGAACGTTTTAAATCATCCTtggattgtgaaaaatcgaacaaCACAACCATATATTCAATGATGGGCTAGcctatttcaataaattttatactatttttctataaaGCAACtacgttttattaaaaaggaGCTATGCAATGTAAGTTTGATTGGACATCATTACCATTGCATCTATTATATAGCGAGTTTTTAACAAAAAGTGACCACAGCTGTCCTTTACATTGTTCCCAATGTCATACTTTTATACATACATCTTAGcatgtattttattatacagatAATTACTATTCATGCTTAGCTTTTAAGAcataattttaatgtaatcaGTAGTTGAAATTTACTATgtcatttaatttctttaaatttaacaAGTTTAGTTTAGTtatcacaatttaatttatttgcatTAGTTTGGAACATAAACGGTGTAGGTATTTTATACACGTGTTTTATTAATCAGAAAGGGTTTGGAACAAAAAGAtgttatgtattaaaaaaatcgTGTATATATTAAGTgttttaatgttaataaaacgtttataaatggtaaattatacatttatatgATTGGAAACCTGTATAATAACAACGTATGTTCATTAGGCACTACATATACATGTATAACTTTATGTAAACAAAATAACAgctaatttttataaacagaTAAAAGATAGTTATAACATATTTATCGACGAAGATTAATATTAGTACAGTAATACATCTAATtcataataaaaagaaatataattttacatttattttgcGTATTAAACTAGTATAGTTCAACtagaaattgtttaaattaacCAAAAATAAGTTGAACATAAATTACTAAaccaataatgatattgcaggtatttaattttcaattaaacgtaaaaaaaaacaattcagattttatcttttattttgaaacaaattgaaatttaacactacattttattttagaatattagagATAAACAgttcaattataaaaataaagttaaGACATACAGTATGTACTTTTATGTTGGGTTTGTCAGATCGAAAGTGTACTTTAAATTGGAAGATTTTTACATActtatgtaatatttttatttcacgttTCCATGGGTTCCATAACAACATCCACTATAGGTGTATCAACTGGAGTTTCCATCGGTGTATcatccaattttttttttatcgaatacagtttctttaatttctcgtAATGTTTAATATCCTACGATTTGTTAGTTTGTGTTTTATATAAgcaaaaaatttgaatagtAATCATTAAAAGCAATTACCTTTTCCTGAACGGATGGCCTAATTTTATCGAAAGCGCTCAATATATGCCGCATAGAAATTTCTGGTTGTCCGGAATAATGCATATCCATTAAGTCTCTTAATGCTTCTATTCCAGCTTCTCTTATTAATGCTGCCAAATCCGCTCCAGTATAACCATCACATTTACTGTTGTATCCTATTTCTTCAAGATTTACGTCTACAGCCAATTTTGGTTTAGTTGCATTCTGCAAGTACAAATATATTTGTAAgacatatatttctttttaaatacattcacttaattaataattgtataagTAAAATACCTTTGTTAATGCTCTTAGAATATCAACACGATCCGCCGATGTAGGCAAATCAacgtataaaattttatccaGTCTTCCTGGTCTTAATACTGCTGCATCTATAATGTCAGGTCGATTACTTGCAGCCATCAAAAATACCCCCTGTCGTCCTTCAACTCCATCCATTTCAGTAAGCATTTGATTGACAACCCGCGAAGTTGCAGAATTATCGCCTTCTGATCGCCTAGGACATAACGCGTCTAATTCGTCAAAAAATATAACACATGGCGCAGAATTTCTTGCTCTCATAAAACACTGTCGGACTGCTTTTTCACTTTCGCCGACATACTGAAATAGATATATGTATTTACATTGAAAggtaaaaagaattaaattaataattttagtaataacaattattACCATATTTAAAAGTTCTGGTCCtttaacagaaataaaattaatacccGCTTCATTTGCAATAGCTTTAGCTAACAATGTTTTTCCACAACCAGGTGGACCACATAATAATACTCCAGTAGGTGTTGTTAATCCTAAGGCTGTAAAATGTTCAGAATGTCGAACTGGGGCCTAGAATGTTAAACACAacagaaaagaagagaaatcaaaaagaaaatatctaACACATTTTAAATGTAATACAAATTTGTTCAGATTACTCTAGTaagtataattataattacaagtATAGTCATTTGTAATTCCTCTCTAATATCTCTTAAAGAACCAACATCGTCCCACGTAACATCTGGTACTGTAGCGAAACCTTCTCTCTTGGCCGATGGCTGTATAATACGAAGTGCAGTTTCAAAATCACTATGTTCAATACATAAACTTGAAAGTCGTTCTGAAGGAAGTGGTGGATCATTACGTAACCAAGTAAGTAACCCTGTTAAATCAGGAGATTTGGAATTTTCTTGTATTACATCCATCTCTGTCGTTTGTAGATTATCTGAATTATTTGTCTTGTCTAATTTAGGAACATCAGTTTGATCTGAGGTAGGTGGTTCAATAGTTGCCTCTTCAACTAGATTACCagaattctcaaaattttgTGATTCTTTatcagtatcgttattaactTCCGCTGTTTCTGATGATTTATTATCTGTCGCGGACCTATTTAAGTCTTCAAGTATTCTAAAAAACAGAAAtcaatttatgaaattatacttcattatattgaatatattcttttaatatattcatCATTACTTACCTATCTACAGCTGCCATAGCTGCTTCTCTAATTAACGCAACTAAATCGGCACCAACGAAACCTGGTGTAAGTGAAGCAATTGTAGATAAACTAACATTAGGGGCAAGTGCTACTTTTTCTGTATGTACGGCTAAAATTTTTGCTCTAGCTTCTCTATCAGGTATTCCGAGACATACTTCGTGATCAAAACGACCAGCTCTTCTCAATGCTGGATCTAGCGAATCAGGTCGATTTGTTGCCCCAAGTACTAGTACTCTAATACCATTCTCCTTCAAACTCAATtctattcaataaaatatatcacttgtatttcaaaattacattcaTGATTTATTGTAATCTTATGTAGCAACTTACCATCCAAACATGATAGTAATTGCGCTACGATTCTTCTTTCCATTTCTCTTTGAGCTGTAGCCCTATGCGGTGCTACAGCATCAATTTCATCTAAGAAAATGACACAAGGTGCAATTGCAAGTGCTTGTTCAAATAGCTCCCGAATTCTTGCTTCACTTTCCCCTGATACTCCAGCCACTAATTCAGGTGCTGCTACTTTTAATAAAGGTATTCCTAATTCCTAAATTtgacaaataaataaacgtaaataatgaaaaataaaacatatgtatttataattaactaCTATCTTACTCCTGCAATAGCATATGCTAATAAAGTTTTTCCACAACCAGGTGGACCGTGCAGTAAAAATCCTCTAGGTGGTGATATCCCAAGTTGTTTAAAGATTTCCGGATGTTTCATATGCGCAAGTAATTTACATACAGTATTTAAAACTTTATCATTTCCTCCTATGTCTGTAAATGTGACTTTTGGCTCAGATATGGGTATTCCTTTAGCTTTCTTTGAGAATGTAAAGTGAGTATTATCACTATCTCTATCACGTTGTCGTTTTCTAGTAGAAAGTTCTGTAACTGTTGTCGCTGTTCCTGTTGTTGTTCTTGATCCTCTTCCTGTATCTTTATCATGTTGTGTTTCTTTTATGGGCTATTAAAATGGAACAAAGTGtagtaaaaaatattaagttGAGAAAACATAGTATAACAAGAAAAGAAGTATTAAAATTTACTGCTTTTGGATGTTGTTCCTTAATTGGTTCAGGTTTTTTTGTACATGAAGATGGGCCAGCTTTTTGTTGCAGATTCTTTTCCGCAACGTCAGgttcatttgttttattagaATTTGCTTCTACTTTGTTCACATCATCGTCGCTACTAATGTCTATAAGTTCTTTATCGCTAGAATTTCCATTTTGTTTATTTTGAGactttttatacatttttaatagcaTGCCATCCAACATAGTATTTTGAGGATCTGACTGAAAGCAAttcaatataatatttactACTGTTGTATACCCTATAATATTAATGGAGCGTAGCGAGCGAAGCTCCACTATTAAACGACTGATCGGGATTTTTGTGACATTTTAACTCAAAATctagattatcaattttgaccatTATTTACAAGCCGATCACAGTGGTCACTGTGAAtgtttatatagaataaaatcagagatCAATGGTGTCTTCAAGGAATGGTTATAGAAACTGATACCCATGTTAAGTCTATGAGAGAAATCGGAATTACGCTTAGTAATTAGAGAGATTCGCAAGTAATAGAGTAATTAAAGTTACTTTTACTGCAAATCAATCGTTTTGCTCCAGTATGTCAGCCACGAAGTGGAAGGCAGCCTAGTTTTAATATTACAGATGTAAGTACCTCGACATCaacttcctcctcttcttcatcatcatcatAAGCAGGCCAATCCCGGGCGCAATACTTCTTTGCAAACATTTCTGTAAGTTCATCGTACGCTTTGCGTACTAGTGCCCTAAAGGGACCTCTTTTTTTAATACGATAATCACGGTATTTTCTTTGTAAAGCATCTGCCATTTCATTAACATCAATATAgactttattttcattttcatgcatgtactaaaagaaaaaaagatataataacattccaatcaatagaaaataatatatgtat from Osmia bicornis bicornis chromosome 10, iOsmBic2.1, whole genome shotgun sequence encodes:
- the LOC114871283 gene encoding aurora kinase C-like, which produces MLKNNKATLQTRVTDQMENNLKQLKITNPVLTENISKNIQTVGAVKDQCNTYIANCKQNKGNSEKISTELIVPASLKTIESIKNKIDDKSDKENVNTKKTDTDKNEEQNSGMNKNQSSKKWVLTDFDIGRALGKGKFGNVYLAREKKSKFIIAMKVLFKAQIEKADVEHQVRREIEIQTHLRHPNILKMYGYFHDDKRVYLILEYAPNGELFKELNAQPNKRFDEVRTATYVSQLADALKYCHSKKVIHRDIKPENLLLGMKGELKMADFGWSVHAPSSRRNTLCGTLDYLPPEMVAGKTHDHTVDLWGLGVLCYECLVGTPPFLAKTYEQTYMKIKKAKYKFPDFVSDGAKNLISQLLVVDPDQRLPLENVLNHPWIVKNRTTQPYIQ
- the LOC114871280 gene encoding nuclear valosin-containing protein-like; the protein is MQKVGKLNSSIDIIPLQELSEDHKSKNMNNKHKVDSSHKYLRDQLLISRVQTYMHENENKVYIDVNEMADALQRKYRDYRIKKRGPFRALVRKAYDELTEMFAKKYCARDWPAYDDDEEEEEVDVESDPQNTMLDGMLLKMYKKSQNKQNGNSSDKELIDISSDDDVNKVEANSNKTNEPDVAEKNLQQKAGPSSCTKKPEPIKEQHPKAPIKETQHDKDTGRGSRTTTGTATTVTELSTRKRQRDRDSDNTHFTFSKKAKGIPISEPKVTFTDIGGNDKVLNTVCKLLAHMKHPEIFKQLGISPPRGFLLHGPPGCGKTLLAYAIAGELGIPLLKVAAPELVAGVSGESEARIRELFEQALAIAPCVIFLDEIDAVAPHRATAQREMERRIVAQLLSCLDELSLKENGIRVLVLGATNRPDSLDPALRRAGRFDHEVCLGIPDREARAKILAVHTEKVALAPNVSLSTIASLTPGFVGADLVALIREAAMAAVDRILEDLNRSATDNKSSETAEVNNDTDKESQNFENSGNLVEEATIEPPTSDQTDVPKLDKTNNSDNLQTTEMDVIQENSKSPDLTGLLTWLRNDPPLPSERLSSLCIEHSDFETALRIIQPSAKREGFATVPDVTWDDVGSLRDIREELQMTILAPVRHSEHFTALGLTTPTGVLLCGPPGCGKTLLAKAIANEAGINFISVKGPELLNMYVGESEKAVRQCFMRARNSAPCVIFFDELDALCPRRSEGDNSATSRVVNQMLTEMDGVEGRQGVFLMAASNRPDIIDAAVLRPGRLDKILYVDLPTSADRVDILRALTKNATKPKLAVDVNLEEIGYNSKCDGYTGADLAALIREAGIEALRDLMDMHYSGQPEISMRHILSAFDKIRPSVQEKDIKHYEKLKKLYSIKKKLDDTPMETPVDTPIVDVVMEPMET